The nucleotide sequence CAGGCACGATATCCACCTGTGGCACCGTCACAGTGGGAGGTCTCGCCTTCTCAGCCTTGGATCTGGTCGGGCCCCGGTCTCGGGCTTGCCTCTCCTGTCTTTCCTGCCTCTGTAGGAATGAAACAGGGCACTTAGGGCAAGTAACCGAGAAATGCAAAAGAAGATTAGCTATGGACTTGAAGAAAGCTTACTGAAATTATTTAGTACAAAGGGAAGGGGAAAACGATTTACTAAGAGACTATCGTGTGGctaattgctttttaaagtatttgacctaattaatttaatttttgtaagtCCATTAAGTTCACTTTACAAAGAAACTGAAGCTTTACAGAAGTTAGCCATCATTTGCTTCGAAGCACAGAGTTAGTAAGATCGAGCTACATAAAGCTCTTATTCATGGTCCTTGCTATTTGCACTAATACAAAGGGTCCAAAGTTGTTGAGAGTTCAGAGAACTTgagaataatgagaaaataagaatgCTGGAATTACCAGTGCTATTTCGCATTCCTCTATATTGTTAACTACTATTTTTATCCCCATTTGATGTGATTTGCCCAGGATCTCACAATTAGGAAGTAGTCAGAATTCATACGCCAGTTTGTCTAATTCCAGAACTTGATTTTATCCTACctcccaaataaaaaatatttaaaacacatatgaaaaggatatatatatatatccccaaatatattaaaaactcatATAAAAGGAGAAAGTCATTTAAGACACCAAAGAAAAACTGTAGATGATTAATACATATTTGAAACTGTAGATGATTGATACATATTTGAAAAGATGTCCAAtcttcaaaatggatcaaaatacatacacttaatttatattttcacttttattatcttactagaaaacattttcaagGCCAGgagtggtgatgcatgcctgcaatcccagaaactcaggaggctgataactcaggaggctgaggtaagaggatctccagcttgaggccagccttagcaacttagtaagaccctgtctcaaaaactaaaaagggtagCTTTTTAGTTTAGAGGTAGCTCTGGGtccaacccccagtactgcaaaaaaaaaaattcaatataagaatatctatgggggctggggatatagctcagttggtagagtgcttgcctcacaagtacaaagccctgggttcaaatccccagcaccaccaaataaaaaaaaaaaaaaaaagaatatttatgctAGCAAAGTATATGAGGTGACACCATGCTGATGGGAATATTAACTATAACAATATTTTTGGAAAGCCATGCAGCAATATGTAtcaatagcattaaaaatatttttaagacaagTAGTATGGTGACAGATGCCTCTACTCCCAaatattctggaggctgaggcaggaagatcacttgagcccaggatgTCCAGGACAGCCTGGGTAACGTACGTAGgaagacaccatctcaaaaaaaggaggaagagtcGGTTGccatggtgtacacctgtaatctcagtgactggtgaggctgaggcaggaggatagcaaatatgaggccctcagcaactagtgagatcctatcttaaaattaaaaaaaaaaagttaaaaagggctgggaattgcTCAGTGGGAAGCACCTCtacgttcaatccctggtggggcagggggagaaaagaagaaaaatgctttcATTCCTTTGACTCTGTAGTTTCAATTCTATAAATGCATTCAAAAGGCATATtctgaaataaagattaaaatattttcctatatatTCTCTGTGATGTTATTTACACTAGAACACTGAAACATCTAAGAAAAAGGTGATTAATTATGCTGCATCTGTATAATAGAATGTGCAATGGTTAAAGCTAATTTTTAGGAAGAATTTGCAATAGCATAATAAAATGTTCAAGATGGGGCTagcattgtagctcagtgacagcacttgcctagtatacgtgaagcactgggtttgatcctcagcagcactacataaaaaaataaataaaagtttttttttttaaagaaaatgctcaTAACATAATGTTAagttaaacaaaatacaaaattataatatcAGATATATAAAccaatatgtatttaaaaaagtaaaacccaAAACAATTACAGGAGGTATGTTTCTTTCCTATGCTTTTCTATTTTACAAGTTCTCTACAATGAGTTTGCATCTTTTATAATTAAGGAAAACCTACTTAAAAAGAAGACTAGTCCTCAAAACTCACTTTAGGGACATGGTAACTTACTAAGTCTCTTGGGAGACTTCTCACTTCCCCACAACAGTCTCCCTGAACCTTGTTCCTTCCAAAACTGACCTCCAAAAGTGATCTTTCCAAACCTTTATCTACTGCCCCCCAACCTTATAGACTCATACTTGATATTCACTAACATTCATTCTTCCCAATCTGATGTTTCCTAAACCTCACACCGAATCCCAAATCTCTTACACCTCCTTCCCCCTTTCCACCAGCAAGAACAGGAAGCACTAGGATAGCAGTTGGACCTCTCCCAGTCTATAAAGCATTTGATACCCGCGATGGTGCCTAGATGTGACCTGACGGCGTCAGGGGTGTTGGGGGCGGGGTGGTCGGGGGCAGGATGAGATAAGATATTTGTGCACAAAGACTCTTCtgatatgatttgttttaaaatttcttggcTTTGGAAAAACTTGACTTTCAAGTGCAGCCTCATAGTtggtttaattcatttgtttctcCTGAAATTCTCGAAATAGATGACTTATCCTTCAACACCTCTCCCCAACTGCCTGACCAATTCTGGCTTATCCATTGAAATGGCAAGCCCAGCGTAAGGAACGTATTACATGTGCTAGCTGTTTCCAAATTCACTTCTTGTTCTCGAGCTCTACATCATTCAATGGCTCTTTCCTTCAGGGCCCAAGTGGGACAAAGCGCGAGTGGGCAAAGTGCAGATGAGTGCAGATGTAGGCTTTCTGCCCAAGTACGGACGTGGCTTCCTCGGTCATCTTGAACGCCCAGGCCACGCCGTACTGGCCCACTCTTCCCGACACCGACCTTACCGGCCGACGCACCCCCAGTTGAGCTGAAGCTCACCGAGCCGTCGTGCGCCATTGCCGCGGCGGTCGCTCCAACCCAGGTGTCACGGTTGATTGCCTGACGCGTCCCCGCTGCGGACGCTGCCGCCGCCTAACGGTCGCCTCGGTGACCAAGGGGCACTTTGAGTTGCTCGCCCCGCCTACAGTTTCCCGGGCAACCGCGCCGCGCTCAGCACGTTCCGACCATTCGCTCCGCCCAATAGCCTGCGTGGGTGCGTCGTCTCTATGGTGGCGGTGGATTCGGAGAGACCGAAGGATCCAGGAGTCAGGCAAGGGGATCTGGGGCTGCGGGTGTGATCTAAGACCAGACAGGGGGCTATATGGAACCGAGCCGAGAGAGGAAGGGCCGGGAACTTCATCCCGCCCTTTTGGCTCGGGCACCAGGGGCCACCAGCTCCTGTGTCATCACTCTTTCCCCTCTGGGATTGCTCATCGCCCTGTGACTCAGCCCTGGGACTCCCCTCTCCTGCTGTAGGAGACCTTCCTCCCGCCGTGTGACCCTTCCCCATCGTGTCCTCGGGGCATTCCATCATATCACCCAGTCTCAGGGGTCTCCCTCAGTGCCTCAAGATTGTTCATCCCCCCAGGATTCCCCACTGTGAATTTTTTCCTTGTGCCCTGTGATTGGGATGTTTCTTCCCCCAGGATGTTCCGCCGGGAGCGCTCCATCCCCCTTCGAGGCTCGGCCGCCGCCCTGTGCAACAACCTCAGCGTGCTGCAGCTGCCTGCCTGCAACCTCATGCACTATGCTGTGGTTCACGGACCAAGCGCCCAGCTTCTCAGCGCTGCCCCTGAAGGTGTGCCATTGGCCCAGCGCCAGTTTCACGCTAAAGAGGGCGCTGGAGTGAGCCCCCCACTTATCACTCAGGTGAGGTACAGAGATGGGGTGTGGTATTGGTGAACTCAGACCTACCCCCCTTCCTTTTCAGACCTCAAGGAATAGGCCTTCCCCTAACCCTCTGAATTTCCATTCTGATCCCTCATATCCCCTACTCTGATTTTGTCCTTACTCTGATCCACCTCCATCCAGGTCCACTGGTGTGTCCTCCCCTTCCGAGTACTGCTGGTACTCACCTCACATCGAGGGATACAGGTAAGAAGACACCTCCACCAGTCAACTCTCCTCCTTTTGAGCTCCCCTAGACCTTTCTGCACTTGCCTGTAGGCACTTCCAGACTTTTTACATGTGTAGCCTCCTCTTCCTCTATGTCTCATCTTCCATCTTCTCAAGTGCCACATCCAACATCTACCCCTTTACTAGCTTAAAATGTATGACCTTAGGCAGAGCCTAGTTTTCACCTctgaaaaaataaggataaaaataatgCCTGCCTCCCAGAATggttttaaggattaaatgaactaAAGTTAACATGGATATGTGAAGAACTCTGTTCAAGGCTCAGCAAAGATCAGCAGGACCATACCCCAGCCTTGGCCCTGTATTCCAGATGTATGAATCTGACGGCTCCATCATGGTCTACTGGCATGCACTGGACTCTGGAGATACCTCTTCAGGTACCTGCAGAACAAAGTGGGGTGGGCATAAGAAGTGTTTACCAAGGTTGGAGAAAGTGCTATTTCTGATAGTTTTCCCTTTTCACACTCAGTACAGGCTGTGTTTGCTCGAGGAATTGCTGCCAGTGGCCATTTCATCTGTGTGGGTGAGGAAgccaggggcagggagggcatTATGGGAAGTGGAATATAGAGGTGTGGGTTTCAGCCAAGAGAATGTTGAGGGACTGAGGAAATTAGACTGAGGAAATTATGAAGGGTTAGAGAGAAGGGTGGGAGTGAAGGGGATAGAAAGACAGGATGGGGTAGGACAAGGGCAGTGAGTAGAGGGGTCAGGCTGTTGGCATAATGGGTTTGTTACTGAGGTTTCTGGGATGGAAAGAATGCTGAGTGTGGTGGCTGAAGATCTTGGAGGGTCAGGAAGTCATCCATGGGGCACTGGTTCTGGCTACAGGAACATGGACAGGACGGGTGCTGGTGTTTGACATCCCAGCCAAGGGTCCCAACATTGTACTGAGTGAGGAGCTGGCTGGACACCAGACACCAGTCACAGATATTGCAACAGAGCCTGCCCAGGGACAGGTGAGTTGACTTCTCTTGTCCATTCTGGTGAACCTAGGAACTTTACCCACCCTGGGAGGCAACAGACCTGGGTTTGAGTCTTGGCTCTGCCACTAAGCAATTGGATGGCTTTGGGCAAATCTGTTCCTTCCTAGACTTCAGCAACTTCAGGTCCAGTGATAAAGCTAGAGGTACTTTAGGTGGCATTTTATAGTTCATTAAGCCTTTTGATACTGGTATGAATTGAGGAGTTGGAAAAAAATGGTTTCTATGATGCTGTCCAGCTCTAGTACATACAATTTCCTTCTGTGGACTTGGGCAAGTCCTACCTTTTTAGGCCCAACTCCAGAGCCACCCTTTCCAGGAGTCTTATTTCAGCTTCCACTAATCTCTTTTAGCTAAACCCTGAATTGGCCCTGCCCTCAAAGATAACTCTTGTCTCTCCAACTGAATTGCAAACCTCTTGAGAACAGGATGTGTATTTTCTGATTTATGTTCTCCATGGCACCTTGTCCAATGGGCCACCTGGTGTTGGAGGTCAGGAGACCCAGAGTCTAGTCATTGCAAGACCTCCAAAAGTCATGACACTGTCTCTTCAGTTTTGTCATCCATTCAACGAGGACAATTACTTATTCCCTTCTAATACATGATGCAGGGGGTGGAGATGGGTACTTGTGGCTCTATAAGGAAATGCAAGGGAAGCAATCTGTCCTTGAGGAAATCCTGAAGAGGGTTTCCAGTGGGTCCGCTCAGTGAGGGGTCCATATCTTGCCCTTTCCTTGAGAGGCAAAGATGCAAATATggcctcccttcccctcctgcccTGTACTCAGGACCACatcagggaagaaagggaagagctGATCCCACCTTTCCCCTCAGGATAGCGTGGCTGACATGGTGACAGCTGATGATTCAGGCTTATTGTGTGTCTGGCGGTCAGGGTCTGAATTCACATTACTGACCCGCATTCCAGGATTCGGGTAGGTGAGGCAAAATGGGGCTGTGGCCTTCCTGATGTAGCTTCAGGGTGGGGAGTGGGTGTGGGTCTGGAGAAACCAAAGTTAAATGTCACCCTTGCAGGATCCCATGCCCCTCTGTGCAGCTGTGGCAGGGGATCATAGCAGCAGGCTATGGGAATGGCCAAGTACGTCTATATGAAGCCACTACAGGAACTCTTCATGTCCAGATCAATGCCCACGCACGGGCCATCTGTGCCCTGGACCTAGCTCCTGAGGCGGGCAAGGTCAGTCTACACCTACCTGCCGACATACTCTTTTTTCTCATGCTACAATGCTGAGAGGAGCACTCAAACTTGGTTCTATACTCAGTGAGCCCCTTCCCGAGGGTGCCTGGACCAGGTGTTCCAGCCTACAACCATTCAGggaattctgattttctttttcttcatgctttttgtttatttgtttaatataGCTACTCTCTGCAGCTGAGGACACCTTTGTGCATATCTGGAAGCTAAGCAGAAGCCCAGAGAGTGGCTACATTGAGGTGTGTGTCATGGGAAGGGTGGAATGGTGGCCCAAGCATGAGGCAACAGGCCCTGACCAGCCTTCTTCTCCCCCAGGTGGAACACTGTCACGGTGAGTGCATATCTGACACCCAGGTGTGTGGTGCTCGATTCTGTGATCCAACAGGCAGCTCCTTTGCTGTGACTGGCTATGACCTCGCTGAGATCCTGAGATACAGCAGTGTGTGAGAGAAGAGCAGCCTTCCCTTCCCCCTATGGTATTTATAAAGCATCCCCTCCACCTAGCCCTTGTCTGATCACTCAGTGTCACAGTCATACTTTGCAACGGTGAAGGAagctccagggaggagggagtgggtagGTCCAGACCATGCAGAGAGGCAACCTATCCTCAAGAACCAGGTGAAACCAGGTGCAGGTttaggcctgtaattccagtgactcaggaagctgaggcagaaagattgcaagtttgagaccaacctcagctacttagggagacactgtctcaaaataaaaaatgaaaaagggtgagggatgtggctcactggtagagtgctccaaaaaagaaaaagataaaaccacATGAAGGCTGCTGTTAAATAACTTTAATGGTTGACGTAGGAGTGACAGTGGAAGTGCATTCCCTCCCAGGACTCTTCAGTGCCATCTTCAAAGCTGGTTAGTGCAGGGAGGTAGGGCAGGGTTGTTCCAGTTTTCTCCCAGGAAGGGTTTAGGGGGTTCCAGCCAGAGCTGGGAATGAACCCCTCAGTACCATTACAGCCACACCTAAGAGGGGCTTCTATTCCCCCTCCTCTGCCTACCCCCAGTCCAGTAGAGGAAGAGAAGGCCACGCTGGCCAACTTGCTACAGACAGTGCTGTCCTCAGAGCCCAAGTGCATGTAGGTCTTTATTTTGGCCAGGTCCTGTTGCTAGCACCTTTCTTTCACACTGGTGACTGCAGCCAAGTACGGAGTGGACCTTTGCTGCAGAGGCCTCTGGATCGTGGGGATCGCtgtggtgggaggggggcaacCAAGCGAGAAGCCCCAGGGGAGTGGTCTGGGGGGACGGCATCCAGGGAAAAGGTTCGGGGTCGCCCCCAGGGAAGAGGGTGTGTCCAGGCTGGGGACACTGATGCAGGCGAGCAGGGGCTATGCAGGGCAGGCTGATCTGTAAACATTGCTAGCCAGGATGGGGGTGTCTCCAGCCTTGCGCCCTCCCGCTGGGCCAGGATGTCTGTCACTGCTGCGATGTCATCTAACGGCTCAATAGCTGTGGCACCAGGAAGGGGTTGAGGGGAGGGGGCTCATTAGAGCTCAAGCCCCAGACCTACCCAACCCTGACCATCACCTGTCACTGTAATAGGAGGAAAGCAAAGCCTGGATCTCAGCCGAGATTGCATTGTCCTGTAGAAGCAGCCCCTCACCTGCGCCCCCTGGGGCCACAGGCTCCGATAAGACTGTGGGATATAGGGTGCAGGGTGGGTGGGAAGAGAGAGGGTAGCAGAAGTGGGTGGAGAAAccaagaaagaggagaaaataaaatagtgccAGGCGGGTGAAGGGTCAGAGGAAGAGACAGGAATCCGCATGcagaaagggaaacagaaaagaagaaattaggaaagaaatccatgaaatgaatctggctctttggggttttgttttgaaCTTTGGTGGAGGCGGTTCTAAGAAGAATtggagaggagaaagaagtaCAACAGGACTGGGTAGAACATGGATACCCGGAGATCTGCCTTTGCCCAAAGTGtactttctgtttccatgatCTGGGCTCCCTTGaggcccccagccccacctcccatcATGTTCCCCAGGTGGACTTTCCTCTCACTCACCCATTTCATGGTATAAGGACCCCTGCTTGGCCAGTGCTTGGGGTGGTTTGCGGGGAGCAGGAGTTTCAATTTTCATGATTTCGTCACAGCACTGCTTCCACTGGCCTGCAGGAAGAGCACTGATTGGAAGAGAGGGCCAGGTTGCCCTCTCCCGTTACATTCCTTCCATCCACTCCATCTGGTAAAAATAAGAGAGCTCAGTCCCTCCCAAAGGTTCAACCCAGCTGCCTTCTCTCTTACTCATGTCAAAGAATAGCTGCCACAGAGCCTCCATCCAGCTCTGCAAGGCTTCCCGGCTCTCTGTCTGAAGGGTGTGCGTCACCTCATCATCCCCATACTGGTTGCTGATGCTGAGGGTGAAGGGCTGTCCTGGGGCCTGGTCCAGCTCTCCTGCCCGGACTCGAGTATCCTGCAGGAGAAATAAGAGAGCTGCTTCCACCTCCACTGTGGTTGTGGAACATAGCAGTGACACCAGGTGGCCTTGCTTACCCCTGCCTTAGAAGGAATGGTTGTGGGATTTTTGCTGAGCCCTCATTTGCCTCCTGACCAGAGTGGGAAGGAATGGTAAGAAAGAACTAGGGATAACCCGGTCAGTGCTGAGTCAGGGAAGATTAAGATGGAAAGAGACTGAGCAAAGCATGGAAGACACCAAGGTAGGCAAGAATACTGAGGCCCGAGGTCCCTTAATACTTTCAGAATGTAGgcagagggttggggatatggctcaatggtagagcactttgcccagcatgcacaaggctctggactttatccctagcactgcaaaaatgcTAAGGCAAGGCAACAAAGGGCGAGAGATCAGAAAAGGGCAACTGGACCTAGATAGGGAGAGAAAAGTAAGTGGTAAAGAAGATGCTATTTGGAACCTCAGCTGtgtggaagaaaagaatgaaagtccTAAACTGGTAGTAGAACTCCTTCTGGGACTTGACAGGAATGAGGAGGATGAATGAAGGGGACAGCTTTTCTAGTGATGCTATGGTTGGGGAGAATATGGTCCCCTCAGCATCCCTGGCCCTGAAGTAGAATATGGTGCTATTAAGAGCAAGAGGTCAGCCTCCCTGTCTCCGAGGTCTGTGCCTACCCTCCTGGGGCATGAAGGAGAggctcctgggcccaggcatctaGTGGTCTTACCACCAGGGACCCATCACCTTGTTGATCACAATAGTAAACAGTGGCTCTTCCCCAGTGTCTGTGTCTTCAGGTCGCCGGTAACAGAAGAGGTTTGTGCCTTTCAGGACTCCATGCACTTGTGCCCCGTTCTGTAGCTCCCCAGCCTGCTGCATAAATGGCTTAATGTTTCCTGGGGGAGTCATACCCCCAGACTCTTCTCCCCAGTCCCCCACTGACAACCTGCCCCTTTTTGCCCCGCCTCCTGTCTGTTCTTCCCTTCATCTTACCATACCCCCTTCCTCCACCCAAATCTTCATTTGCCAGGAGTCCTGTTATTCCTAAGTGATCCAGCTCTATTCTGCTCCCTCCCACTCCTCAGGGCCCTCTCACCTGCACCCTGAGGGAACCACTTGCAGTGGGCTGAGTCATGCAGAAAGGCTGAGCTGCCAGGCGGCAACACACGCTACCATAAAGGGGCAGCCAGGCAGGGTTCTCCTCTGGGGGAGGAAGAAGTGCAGCATGAGGTGGGGAATGAGAAGGGGACTATTCCGTGGCCCTTCTTAACCCTGCCAGTGTccccaacacacatacataccatgACTGGCAAGGGTGAGATCGTGTGTGCGGAACCCATCTTGCACTGCTGCCAAGGTGAGCGTGGTGTGAGCCAAGAGGTGGTAACGAGGACCCCTGGAAAGAAGAGGCAGGCATCGATCACGACTGTTGAACACCTGTAAATTGCGTGATCAACAGCAGGAGCAGGACTGAGCAGGCCTGTCTTATTGTTAGGCTACCCCAAGGAAAACTAGCTTGCCTGCCGGCCAGGGGTTAGAAATGAACATTTACTGACCTCTTGTGAGTGCCAGGACCTACTTTTTATGTATGTTATCCCATTGTATTCCCTTGACAGCCCTGTGAGGTTGGAGCATTCTTCAATCAGTAGACGAGACAGTGTGAGGCTTAGAGAAGTTCAGAAACTCACCCAATAATTTATGGCTCCTCAGAGGCA is from Sciurus carolinensis chromosome 13, mSciCar1.2, whole genome shotgun sequence and encodes:
- the Rtkn gene encoding rhotekin isoform X1, yielding MFSRNHRSRVTVARGSALEMEFKRGRFRLSLFSDQPEDTELQRKLDHEIRMREGACKLLAACSQREQALEATKSLLVCNSRILSYMGELQRRKEAQVLGKTGRRPSDTGLPTERSPCRGRVCISDLRIPLMWKDTEYFKNKGDLHRWAVFLLLQLGEQIQDTEMILVDRTLTDISFQNNVLFTEVGPDFELRLELYGACMEEEGALAGAPKRLATKLSSSLGRSSGKRVRASLDSAGSSGSSPILLPTPAVGGPRYHLLAHTTLTLAAVQDGFRTHDLTLASHEENPAWLPLYGSVCCRLAAQPFCMTQPTASGSLRVQQAGELQNGAQVHGVLKGTNLFCYRRPEDTDTGEEPLFTIVINKDTRVRAGELDQAPGQPFTLSISNQYGDDEVTHTLQTESREALQSWMEALWQLFFDMSQWKQCCDEIMKIETPAPRKPPQALAKQGSLYHEMAIEPLDDIAAVTDILAQREGARLETPPSWLAMFTDQPALHSPCSPASVSPAWTHPLPWGRPRTFSLDAVPPDHSPGASRLVAPLPPQRSPRSRGLCSKGPLRTWLQSPV
- the Rtkn gene encoding rhotekin isoform X4 codes for the protein MREGACKLLAACSQREQALEATKSLLVCNSRILSYMGELQRRKEAQVLGKTGRRPSDTGLPTERSPCRGRVCISDLRIPLMWKDTEYFKNKGDLHRWAVFLLLQLGEQIQDTEMILVDRTLTDISFQNNVLFTEVGPDFELRLELYGACMEEEGALAGAPKRLATKLSSSLGRSSGKRVRASLDSAGSSGSSPILLPTPAVGGPRYHLLAHTTLTLAAVQDGFRTHDLTLASHEENPAWLPLYGSVCCRLAAQPFCMTQPTASGSLRVQQAGELQNGAQVHGVLKGTNLFCYRRPEDTDTGEEPLFTIVINKDTRVRAGELDQAPGQPFTLSISNQYGDDEVTHTLQTESREALQSWMEALWQLFFDMSQWKQCCDEIMKIETPAPRKPPQALAKQGSLYHEMAIEPLDDIAAVTDILAQREGARLETPPSWLAMFTDQPALHSPCSPASVSPAWTHPLPWGRPRTFSLDAVPPDHSPGASRLVAPLPPQRSPRSRGLCSKGPLRTWLQSPV
- the Wdr54 gene encoding WD repeat-containing protein 54 isoform X1 yields the protein MVAVDSERPKDPGVRMFRRERSIPLRGSAAALCNNLSVLQLPACNLMHYAVVHGPSAQLLSAAPEGVPLAQRQFHAKEGAGVSPPLITQVHWCVLPFRVLLVLTSHRGIQMYESDGSIMVYWHALDSGDTSSVQAVFARGIAASGHFICVGTWTGRVLVFDIPAKGPNIVLSEELAGHQTPVTDIATEPAQGQDSVADMVTADDSGLLCVWRSGSEFTLLTRIPGFGIPCPSVQLWQGIIAAGYGNGQVRLYEATTGTLHVQINAHARAICALDLAPEAGKLLSAAEDTFVHIWKLSRSPESGYIEVEHCHGECISDTQVCGARFCDPTGSSFAVTGYDLAEILRYSSV
- the Wdr54 gene encoding WD repeat-containing protein 54 isoform X2 — translated: MFRRERSIPLRGSAAALCNNLSVLQLPACNLMHYAVVHGPSAQLLSAAPEGVPLAQRQFHAKEGAGVSPPLITQVHWCVLPFRVLLVLTSHRGIQMYESDGSIMVYWHALDSGDTSSVQAVFARGIAASGHFICVGTWTGRVLVFDIPAKGPNIVLSEELAGHQTPVTDIATEPAQGQDSVADMVTADDSGLLCVWRSGSEFTLLTRIPGFGIPCPSVQLWQGIIAAGYGNGQVRLYEATTGTLHVQINAHARAICALDLAPEAGKLLSAAEDTFVHIWKLSRSPESGYIEVEHCHGECISDTQVCGARFCDPTGSSFAVTGYDLAEILRYSSV
- the Rtkn gene encoding rhotekin isoform X3; the encoded protein is MQDRLHILEDLNMLYIRQMALSLEDTELQRKLDHEIRMREGACKLLAACSQREQALEATKSLLVCNSRILSYMGELQRRKEAQVLGKTGRRPSDTGLPTERSPCRGRVCISDLRIPLMWKDTEYFKNKGDLHRWAVFLLLQLGEQIQDTEMILVDRTLTDISFQNNVLFTEVGPDFELRLELYGACMEEEGALAGAPKRLATKLSSSLGRSSGKRVRASLDSAGSSGSSPILLPTPAVGGPRYHLLAHTTLTLAAVQDGFRTHDLTLASHEENPAWLPLYGSVCCRLAAQPFCMTQPTASGSLRVQQAGELQNGAQVHGVLKGTNLFCYRRPEDTDTGEEPLFTIVINKDTRVRAGELDQAPGQPFTLSISNQYGDDEVTHTLQTESREALQSWMEALWQLFFDMSQWKQCCDEIMKIETPAPRKPPQALAKQGSLYHEMAIEPLDDIAAVTDILAQREGARLETPPSWLAMFTDQPALHSPCSPASVSPAWTHPLPWGRPRTFSLDAVPPDHSPGASRLVAPLPPQRSPRSRGLCSKGPLRTWLQSPV
- the Rtkn gene encoding rhotekin isoform X2; translated protein: MFSRNHRSRVTVARGSALEMEFKRGRFRLSLFSDQPEDTELQRKLDHEIRMREGACKLLAACSQREQALEATKSLLVCNSRILSYMGELQRRKEAQVLGKTGRRPSDTGLPTERSPCRGRVCISDLRIPLMWKDTEYFKNKGDLHRWAVFLLLQLGEQIQDTEMILVDRTLTDISFQNNVLFTEVGPDFELRLELYGACMEEEGALAGAPKRLATKLSSSLGRSSGKRVRASLDSAGSSGSSPILLPTPAVGGPRYHLLAHTTLTLAAVQDGFRTHDLTLASHEENPAWLPLYGSVCCRLAAQPFCMTQPTASGSLRVQAGELQNGAQVHGVLKGTNLFCYRRPEDTDTGEEPLFTIVINKDTRVRAGELDQAPGQPFTLSISNQYGDDEVTHTLQTESREALQSWMEALWQLFFDMSQWKQCCDEIMKIETPAPRKPPQALAKQGSLYHEMAIEPLDDIAAVTDILAQREGARLETPPSWLAMFTDQPALHSPCSPASVSPAWTHPLPWGRPRTFSLDAVPPDHSPGASRLVAPLPPQRSPRSRGLCSKGPLRTWLQSPV